CACGTGGGCTTTGTGGAGCAGGCGGCCACCCAAGGGGTGCAGGTGCTGTGCTTCCAGGAAATATTCTACGGCCCGTACTTCTGCGCCGAGCAGAACACGCGCTGGTACGGTTCCGCTGAACGGGCCGATGGCCCGACCATCCAGCGCTTCAGAGAACTGGCGGAACGTTATCGGATGGTGCTGGTGGTCCCTTACTACGAAGAAGTGGGAACGGGAACCTACTACAACACGGCGGCCGTGATTGATGCGGATGGGGCCGTCTTGGGCCAATATCGCAAGCAGCACATTCCCCACACGCACCCAGGCTTCTGGGAGAAGTTTTACTTCAAACCCGGCAATCTGGGCTATCCCGTCTTCAAAACCCGCTACGCGGACGTCGGCGTGTACATCTGCTACGACCGCCATTTCCCGGAGGGGGCTCGCTTGCTGGGCCTGAACGGGGCGGAGATCGTGTTCAACCCCTCCGCTACGGTGGCAGGTCTGTCCGAATACCTCTGGAAACTGGAGCAACCCGCCCACGCCGTGGCCAACGGCTATTTCGTGGGCGCCATCAATCGGGTTGGCACGGAAGCTCCCTGGAACATCGGGGAATTTTACGGGCAAAGTTATTTTGTCGACCCGCGCGGTCAATTTCTGGCGACGGCCTCGCGGGACCGTGACGAACTGCTGGTGGCGGACTTGAATCTTGATGACATCAAGGCGACACGCCACACCTGGCAGTTCTATCGCGACCGCCGTCCCGAAACCTATCAGGACTTGTCGGCGCTGCTTCCTTGAGCGTGCGTCCGGGGGCAGCGCTGGTGGGGGCCGACCCGAGGGGGCTTCCTCTGGGGCCGTCGCGCGGGTGACATTCCCCCTGGAATGCCCTCAGGGCGCACGTTCGCCCGGGTGAGGAGGGCTGTCCGCCCTGGGGCCCTGTGCTAGGATATCCCTCGGAGGGAAACCTTCGCCAAACAGCCGGGGCCAGGCGTCGCGACCCCGCTGGGATGGGATTCCTGGAGGCGTCATTGTGGCCGCCTCTGCTTGCTCGGGGCCCTGGCTGCGTCGCTGCTTCACCATCGGCCTCGCTGGTCAAAAAGGAGCTGCCGTGAGCGAACCATTGACCCCTGCCGAACTGCTGGCCAAGCGCCAACAGTACATGGCCCCCACGCTGGCCCACTACTACGAGCGCCCCATGAACCTGGTGAGGGGCGAAATGCAGCACCTGTTCGACTCGGACGGGCGACGTTACCTCGACTTTTTTGCCGGCATCTGCACCGTCAGCGTCGGTCATTCCAACCCGCAGGTCAACCAGCGCGTCATCGACCAGATCGGACGTTTGCAGCATACCAGCACGGTGTTCCTGACCGAGCCCATGGTGAACCTGGCCGAACGGCTGGCGCAGATCACGCCCGGCCGCCTCCAGATGAGCATCATGACCAACAGCGGCACCGAGGCCAACGAGACGGCCGTCTTGCTTGCCAAGCGCTTTACCGGGCGAAATGAAATCGTGGCCCTGAAGCACGCCTATCACGGGCGGTCCTGGTTGGCTGCCAGCCTGACGGCGATCGCCTCCTATCGGGTCGATCCGGTGCCCGTGCCAGGCATCAGCTTCGCGGAGAACCCGTACTGTTACCGCTGCCCCTACGGCAAGGTGCCCAGCGCCTGCGCGCTGGAATGCGCCAAAGATGTCGAAAATGTCATCAAGACGCAAACGACCGGGGCTCCTGCCACCTTCGTGGCGGAAACCATGCAGGGCGTGGGTGGCATCATTACCCCGCCGCCGGACTATTTCAAGGTGGTGCGCGAGATCACGCAGCGCCACGGCATGGTCTTCCACATCGATGAGGTGCAGGCGGGCTTCGGGCGAACCGGCCGCTGGTTCGGCATTGAGCACTATGGCGTCGAACCGGACATCATCACCATGGCCAAGGGCATGGGCAACGGCTTCGCCATCGGAGGCTGCATCACGACGCCTGAGATTGCGGAGAGCCTGAAGGCTGGAACCATCAACACCTTCGGTGGAAATCCGATTTCCGCGACGGCCAGCCTGGCCACCATCGATTACATCGAACAGGCGCATCTGATGGCTCAGGCGCGGGAGTTGGGCGATTACCTCCTGGATGCCTTGCGGGGCCTCCAGGAGGAGTTCCCCTTGATCGGAGACGTGCGAGGGAAGGGGTTGATGTTGGGGGTCGAACTGGTGGAAGACCCTCGCAGCAAGCTCCCGGCCCTGGTCGAGACCAAGCGCGTGCTGGAACTGATGAAGGATGATGGCGTGATCGTGGGCCGAGGCGGCCTCCACGGCAACGTCTTGCGCTTGCAGCCCCCGATGGTGATCACGCGGGGAGATTGCGATCGCCTGGTCACCAGCATGCGCCGGGCGATCGCGACCGTGAGCGAGCAACTGGCGAGTAAAACCGGCTGAGCCTGGCGCTCAGCGGACTCGGCCCATCAGTTGCTCCGCCGCACTCCGAAGACCTTGAGCATCGCGTTTGGGGCGTTCGACCGGGACTCCCAGAAACGAATCATCCTCGACGGCGATGCGATCGAGCATCTCGGCCAGCATGAACAGCGTGGGGACCCACAAACCGATGAACTGACCGGTGTGGCGCGGGCTGCCCCCGTCATCCTTGCGCCCGGCCAGGAACGTCAGTGCGGACAGCGCCATGGCCCCGACCCCGGCGCCCAGGGCCACGTAACTGGCTTGCTTCAAGGTGTTGCTTTGCATCTGGCTCCTCCTTCACCTCAACGCCGCTTCGGCGTCCCCCCAATCCTGGGTGACGCCCCTCGATGCGCCAACAGGCAATCCTGAGCCACTGTCAGCCCTGCGACGCGCGGACGCCTGCGGCCCGCTCCGGCGTGGTTCGAGGCTGGCGTGATGCGACAACTGGTTCGCCGGGACGTGGAGACGGACCGGGAGCAGGCTGTCTTCGCCCTCAAGGCAGGCGCAAGCCGAAGCTCAGCGGCGCCATCGGACCCGACGGGTCCATGGTGAAAGTGGCCAGGCAGGCGGGCGTCGCTGCCTCGCAGTCATCGACCGGGTGACCTGCTGCGTCGACGGCGGTCACCAGCACCTCGTATTCCCGGTCGCGTTTCAGGTGACTGAGTTCGATCACCGTGCCCAGATTGCCTCCCGAGACTTCAAGCTGGTCCAGCAGCGCGCCCTGGTGACGCAAGGCCACGGTGGCCGTGGCGACCGCGCTCGCGTCGCCCGTGACCACGATGGTCCCGGAAGCGACGCCGGGGAATACCCGGTCGGCCAGTCTCACGCCGAAGGTCAACGTGCCCGTGGCGTCCACCTGGCCCGTGCTGAACTCGCTGACGCATTCGGGGCCCTGGTTATCGATGCGAGCCCCCGAACCATCGAATGCCTTCAAACGAACGCGATAATCGGTGTGCTGTTTGAGGTTGGTGATGACGATCGGGGTCGCGGGGTCCAGGTTGAACTGGGTGTCGAGCAACGTGGCTTCCGACTGGTCCGCTCGCCAGATGCTGGCTTCGAGATGGTCCACGTCCGTGGCGGTGTAGGGGACGTAGGCCATCAAACGGCGCGGGGCGCCCGCGCTGGGCGAGAGATGGGCCACCCCTTGCACGCTGACGCCGGCCGATCGGGCCGAGGTAGCGGCCGGGGGCAGCACGCTGCAGGCCAGTCCCAGTAGGGCCCAGGCCGTCATGGCCGTGGCCCTCAAGTCGGGGAAGCGGGAGGTGGGCATCGGTTTCATTCCGGCACGCCGGTCAGTTGCCCAACTGTTCCGGGCTTGAGGTGTCCACGATCACGCCAGGCGTGATGGCTGCGGTGCCCTCGCGTTCACCGGCAAAGGTCTGGTTGCGCAGACGCAGGTTGAAACTCATGCCGTCCCGGAAATCCTCCAACCCCGTCGAGAATTGGGTGATGCAGGCGGTGCTTTCGTCGTCAAAGCGCGCGCCTTGCGCCAGCACACGCCCCTCTGGATGGGTTTCGTTCCGGCCGATATAGGCGACCAGGCGCACCCGATAGGTTTTTTCCTTTTTGAGGTTTTCGATCACGATGGGCGCATCCGGACCCGTGACGCTGCCCAAGAAAGCCGTTGCCACCGAGTTCTCATCGGAATCCAGGTCGCCCGAACCATTGCTTTGCCAGATGATCACGTCCATGGTGGCGATATCGCTGGCGACATAGGGTGTCATGGTATACGTCTGCGCCTGGGCCAGCCGATAGCCGGTGGCCCCAGCCGTCACGCGGGCTTTGCCTGTGACCTTG
The sequence above is a segment of the Candidatus Sericytochromatia bacterium genome. Coding sequences within it:
- a CDS encoding nitrilase-related carbon-nitrogen hydrolase, whose translation is MARNVKCALVQAACDIASDRAIDEIKRHMVDKHVGFVEQAATQGVQVLCFQEIFYGPYFCAEQNTRWYGSAERADGPTIQRFRELAERYRMVLVVPYYEEVGTGTYYNTAAVIDADGAVLGQYRKQHIPHTHPGFWEKFYFKPGNLGYPVFKTRYADVGVYICYDRHFPEGARLLGLNGAEIVFNPSATVAGLSEYLWKLEQPAHAVANGYFVGAINRVGTEAPWNIGEFYGQSYFVDPRGQFLATASRDRDELLVADLNLDDIKATRHTWQFYRDRRPETYQDLSALLP
- a CDS encoding aspartate aminotransferase family protein, which gives rise to MSEPLTPAELLAKRQQYMAPTLAHYYERPMNLVRGEMQHLFDSDGRRYLDFFAGICTVSVGHSNPQVNQRVIDQIGRLQHTSTVFLTEPMVNLAERLAQITPGRLQMSIMTNSGTEANETAVLLAKRFTGRNEIVALKHAYHGRSWLAASLTAIASYRVDPVPVPGISFAENPYCYRCPYGKVPSACALECAKDVENVIKTQTTGAPATFVAETMQGVGGIITPPPDYFKVVREITQRHGMVFHIDEVQAGFGRTGRWFGIEHYGVEPDIITMAKGMGNGFAIGGCITTPEIAESLKAGTINTFGGNPISATASLATIDYIEQAHLMAQARELGDYLLDALRGLQEEFPLIGDVRGKGLMLGVELVEDPRSKLPALVETKRVLELMKDDGVIVGRGGLHGNVLRLQPPMVITRGDCDRLVTSMRRAIATVSEQLASKTG